Proteins encoded in a region of the Chitinivibrio alkaliphilus ACht1 genome:
- a CDS encoding TetR/AcrR family transcriptional regulator yields the protein MERRKKRISKVRDMKINLILDAALKVFSECGFHDTRLEDIALEAGFSKASLYNYYEDKESIFLNVAIREYDMLFDKIGCGHLALDKGAPIEENLRRFFTTVFRSFGEHFAFILAMEEFHVFKLMSSYFARDSEKQMKDAYLKSKQDFNNLLLDIISHAQQNGEIGSSLPPERLTSLIQTLVLGTLKVWKEDRVIEREIPETVEELLIFIREGFIIEKKVQE from the coding sequence ATGGAAAGACGAAAGAAACGGATCTCAAAAGTCCGGGATATGAAAATAAATCTTATTCTCGATGCTGCCTTAAAGGTGTTTTCAGAATGTGGGTTTCATGATACCCGCCTTGAAGACATTGCCCTGGAGGCAGGGTTTTCAAAGGCGTCATTGTATAATTACTATGAGGATAAGGAGTCAATATTTCTCAATGTGGCCATACGTGAATATGATATGCTCTTTGATAAAATCGGGTGTGGCCATCTTGCTCTTGATAAAGGTGCGCCCATAGAGGAAAATCTCCGTCGATTTTTTACCACGGTGTTTCGTTCCTTTGGAGAGCATTTTGCTTTCATCCTCGCCATGGAAGAGTTTCATGTGTTTAAACTAATGAGTTCGTATTTTGCTCGGGATAGTGAAAAGCAGATGAAAGACGCATACTTGAAGTCAAAACAAGATTTTAACAATCTGCTTCTTGATATCATATCTCATGCACAGCAGAATGGTGAAATTGGGTCTTCCCTGCCACCGGAGCGACTCACATCTCTTATTCAAACGCTCGTTTTAGGAACCTTAAAGGTGTGGAAAGAAGATCGTGTTATAGAACGTGAGATTCCTGAAACGGTGGAGGAGCTTCTTATATTTATCCGTGAAGGATTTATTATAGAAAAAAAGGTGCAGGAGTAA
- a CDS encoding FtsX-like permease family protein, with the protein MIRTLLFREIRLVHFTAASVGTLTGIVLLLLTLQLYLDIQKAFDIPQEQQETLVIHKPAATLAVSDVMNTAFSPEEQRALKDHEAVNAAAPFRRNLFEVTAFTGLGDLLPTMSTKLFFESLPDSVLPNTPNNWEWKEAGDTIDILLPRQYLNLYNFGFSQGQGLPQLPPDLVTQIPFRIRLRGAGKSDSFHGRIRGFTDSFNTLLVPESFLRWANATYGSQKEVEATRLLLITPDPTSTTLHDFLESAGYETEQPLFNARRISQIASFLFSVMGLLALGIILLALFIFVLTYQYIIDRSENSIRTLILLGYAPQTLSRFYVRTFTLLFLPICGAALIIVGMVNTVLRPYLEAFTLSTPLIHPTVYILVILLFCTAFLAVRFCVFREVTRIATHS; encoded by the coding sequence ATGATACGTACCCTTCTGTTTCGAGAAATTCGTCTCGTCCATTTTACCGCAGCATCCGTGGGAACCCTTACGGGAATAGTACTGCTCCTTCTTACCCTACAGCTCTATCTTGATATTCAAAAAGCCTTTGACATACCACAGGAGCAACAGGAAACTCTGGTCATCCACAAACCTGCAGCAACCCTCGCTGTGTCTGATGTTATGAATACAGCTTTTTCCCCGGAAGAACAACGGGCTTTAAAGGACCACGAAGCAGTGAACGCCGCAGCTCCCTTTCGGAGAAATCTCTTTGAGGTAACCGCCTTTACCGGCCTTGGAGATCTCCTTCCAACTATGTCAACAAAACTCTTCTTTGAATCCCTCCCAGATTCAGTGCTCCCCAACACACCGAACAACTGGGAGTGGAAAGAGGCCGGTGACACCATTGATATTCTTCTGCCGCGACAATATCTTAACCTGTACAATTTTGGGTTCTCACAGGGACAGGGACTCCCACAACTGCCTCCCGATCTTGTCACCCAGATCCCCTTTCGAATCCGTCTACGCGGTGCAGGTAAAAGCGACTCTTTTCACGGTCGCATTCGAGGTTTTACCGACTCATTTAATACCCTTCTCGTACCGGAATCGTTTCTGCGCTGGGCAAATGCAACCTACGGTTCTCAAAAAGAGGTGGAGGCAACCCGACTCCTCCTTATAACGCCAGATCCAACAAGTACGACCCTCCACGATTTTTTAGAATCAGCGGGCTATGAGACAGAACAACCGCTATTTAATGCCCGTCGGATTTCCCAAATTGCGTCGTTTCTATTTTCTGTGATGGGGCTTCTTGCTCTTGGAATTATCCTCTTAGCACTCTTTATATTTGTTCTAACTTACCAATACATTATTGACCGTTCTGAAAATAGCATTCGCACTCTCATTCTCTTAGGGTATGCCCCGCAGACCCTTTCTCGCTTTTATGTGCGAACCTTTACCCTCCTCTTTCTTCCAATCTGCGGAGCCGCCCTTATCATTGTGGGAATGGTAAACACCGTACTTCGTCCATATTTAGAAGCCTTTACTCTTTCCACTCCACTCATTCACCCAACCGTATACATTTTGGTAATACTTCTTTTCTGTACGGCCTTTCTCGCTGTGCGTTTTTGCGTTTTTCGAGAAGTGACCCGAATCGCGACTCATTCGTGA
- a CDS encoding ATP-binding cassette domain-containing protein, whose protein sequence is MNICLSNVLPDPLREIAVQESSIWGKTCTLHGDHNYIIRAASGTGKTTLLSILYGVRHDYSGKVTMDDHDIRTITPQEWAPLRQTQISCVFQGLRLFDSLTVRENIIIKNRLTDTCSQEEIEQYAHQLHIASLLDAPVRTLSFGQKQRCAICRALCQPFSTLLLDEPFSHIDQANTNTALDLIIHVCEKNGANFILTSLDESSYTDSAKVLTL, encoded by the coding sequence GTGAACATCTGCTTGTCAAATGTCCTTCCTGACCCTCTGCGTGAGATAGCCGTTCAAGAAAGTTCTATCTGGGGCAAAACGTGTACTCTCCACGGGGATCACAACTACATAATTCGTGCTGCTTCAGGAACAGGAAAAACGACCCTTCTCTCTATCCTCTACGGTGTACGCCACGACTATAGCGGAAAAGTTACCATGGATGATCATGACATTCGTACCATTACGCCCCAAGAGTGGGCGCCCCTTCGACAAACTCAGATCTCCTGTGTATTTCAGGGGCTCCGCCTCTTTGACTCTCTCACGGTACGTGAAAATATCATCATCAAGAACCGCCTTACGGACACTTGTTCACAAGAAGAGATAGAGCAATATGCACACCAATTACACATAGCATCTCTTCTTGACGCACCGGTACGAACACTCTCCTTTGGACAGAAGCAGCGCTGTGCAATTTGTCGAGCACTTTGTCAACCCTTCTCCACACTCCTTCTCGATGAACCCTTTAGCCATATTGATCAGGCAAATACGAACACGGCCCTTGATCTTATTATTCATGTATGTGAGAAAAACGGAGCAAACTTCATTCTTACCAGTCTCGATGAATCCTCCTATACAGACAGCGCAAAGGTTCTTACCCTATGA
- a CDS encoding metal ABC transporter solute-binding protein, Zn/Mn family has protein sequence MRYILILLLLCIGCSDRAHEAGAPKQLLTHHIFIAHLAEELTERTPVEVSSPADDYTTIETLAEELRTKKEWIAGKAPHSDAVITLARLIPEDQLFTHVRRHNLHAVEIDISRSYYEGAPSPAVLRDTAGSANPYIWLSPQNILAMAYTLQRDLKRLYPAYAETISQNFQSFRQEMRALQRTFGTKYAQLARFETALMDPAYAYLAEDINLFITHRFPHESDWDSADSSRFITGLTAGEFSLVMHRWNPGGTIDSLCTAHGVSLITPPLGVPAAEGFQNGIIPFYEHLYKSVYTGLKGQTQ, from the coding sequence ATGCGATATATACTTATCCTTCTCCTTTTATGTATTGGCTGTTCAGATAGAGCTCACGAGGCTGGTGCTCCAAAGCAACTGCTCACCCATCATATATTTATAGCACACCTTGCGGAAGAACTCACAGAACGCACGCCCGTTGAAGTATCCTCTCCCGCCGATGACTATACAACGATTGAAACCTTAGCGGAAGAGCTTCGCACAAAAAAAGAGTGGATTGCTGGAAAGGCTCCGCACAGTGATGCAGTCATCACCCTTGCACGCCTCATACCTGAAGACCAACTCTTTACGCATGTTCGTCGCCACAACCTCCACGCCGTCGAAATTGATATCTCACGCTCTTACTACGAAGGAGCTCCTTCGCCGGCGGTATTACGCGACACTGCTGGCTCTGCCAACCCCTACATCTGGCTTTCTCCACAAAATATTCTTGCCATGGCATACACACTTCAGAGGGACCTCAAACGACTCTACCCTGCATATGCAGAAACAATTTCCCAAAATTTTCAATCATTTCGACAAGAGATGCGTGCCCTGCAAAGAACGTTTGGAACAAAGTACGCACAGCTGGCCCGTTTTGAAACAGCTCTCATGGATCCTGCGTACGCCTATCTTGCTGAAGACATCAACCTCTTCATTACCCATCGTTTTCCTCATGAATCAGACTGGGACAGTGCCGATAGCAGCCGTTTTATCACGGGCCTTACGGCAGGTGAATTCTCCCTTGTCATGCATCGATGGAACCCCGGAGGAACAATAGACTCTCTCTGTACGGCCCATGGTGTTTCGCTTATTACGCCGCCCCTGGGAGTTCCCGCTGCGGAAGGGTTTCAAAATGGGATTATCCCCTTTTATGAGCATCTGTATAAAAGTGTTTATACCGGCTTAAAAGGGCAGACGCAGTGA
- a CDS encoding serine/threonine-protein kinase, protein MNRKKHKTGVYRTEYDEVVSLPDGNSPVLLGSGVITGILGQGGSAVVYRIWNEQLGIYRAVKLLRPTASMDSRERFAREIKILAQLNHPNIINVHSVGEWKGLPYIEMDYVDGASLEQLIQEMGPFPLNVVLAMALFIARALDYTHSHKYKIRNVEYIGLLHRDLKPANVLLPKHDVLRLTDFGVASFNTVTITSTSQTGRVTGSMQYLAPEQLGDGIVDHRSDIYSFGCILYEMVTGEKAFPERHVAKLVKQRVQNNYVRLSKKTKKTPRVLTNLIESCMSLNPSGRPSSMKTILSYLETMYRRVEDRRPESIIRSFINGEAISSKSKISGIHQKISHGSRFFTTVQGFFFGAVSIAFLASLLVIFLHSPRSSQHDEDSFSMAEFRRQSGGGASAQPRENPILDSLMSRFDTRDTVAVISKLDSDGHYEELREVLQRLPLELRARTGMRVRNHRAIIALGGESYSYYSNNFISDGEYIYDKGTFLFEQGEYQRALWVLRDALTTPALLQNEQEFVINVRHQMSRASTKIAQRTGLERDYRTAYDQWDTLAQLMSERPYLPLYEEAQERKDNVLQELEELF, encoded by the coding sequence ATGAACCGCAAAAAACATAAAACGGGTGTGTATCGGACAGAGTATGATGAGGTTGTGTCCCTGCCGGACGGAAATAGCCCGGTTCTTCTTGGTTCCGGTGTTATTACGGGTATTCTCGGGCAGGGTGGATCAGCTGTGGTGTATCGCATCTGGAATGAACAATTGGGTATTTACCGTGCGGTAAAACTTCTGCGTCCCACCGCTAGTATGGATAGCCGGGAACGCTTTGCCCGAGAAATAAAAATTCTTGCACAGCTTAATCATCCGAACATTATCAATGTGCACTCTGTGGGTGAGTGGAAGGGGTTGCCCTACATTGAGATGGATTATGTTGACGGTGCATCCTTAGAACAGCTTATTCAAGAAATGGGGCCCTTTCCTCTGAATGTTGTTCTTGCCATGGCTCTCTTTATTGCTCGTGCCCTTGATTATACCCATAGCCATAAGTATAAAATTCGAAATGTCGAGTATATCGGCTTGTTACATCGTGATTTGAAACCGGCTAATGTGCTCTTACCAAAACACGACGTGCTTCGACTTACTGATTTCGGTGTTGCTTCTTTTAATACCGTGACTATTACAAGCACAAGTCAAACGGGGCGTGTCACCGGTTCTATGCAGTATCTTGCACCGGAGCAATTGGGTGACGGCATTGTAGACCACCGTTCTGATATTTATTCTTTTGGATGTATTTTATATGAAATGGTCACAGGGGAGAAAGCCTTTCCCGAGCGGCACGTGGCTAAGCTGGTGAAGCAGCGGGTACAAAATAATTATGTTCGGCTTTCAAAAAAGACAAAGAAAACCCCCCGTGTACTGACCAATCTTATTGAGTCGTGTATGAGTCTTAACCCGTCGGGCCGACCATCCTCCATGAAGACCATTCTTTCATATTTGGAAACCATGTATCGCCGGGTGGAAGATCGACGCCCAGAGTCTATTATTCGAAGCTTTATAAATGGAGAAGCCATTTCAAGCAAATCGAAAATTAGTGGCATCCATCAAAAAATAAGTCATGGAAGCCGTTTTTTCACCACGGTGCAAGGGTTTTTCTTTGGTGCGGTGAGTATTGCCTTTCTTGCCAGTCTTCTCGTTATCTTTTTACATTCACCGCGATCTTCCCAGCATGATGAGGACTCTTTTTCCATGGCAGAATTTCGCCGCCAGTCGGGTGGGGGGGCATCGGCGCAGCCTCGTGAAAACCCTATTTTAGATAGTCTCATGAGTCGTTTTGATACCCGTGATACCGTTGCGGTAATCTCAAAACTTGATAGTGACGGCCATTATGAGGAGTTGCGGGAGGTGTTGCAGCGCCTGCCCCTCGAACTTCGGGCACGTACGGGAATGCGTGTTCGAAACCACCGGGCCATTATCGCCTTGGGGGGAGAGAGTTACTCTTATTACAGTAATAATTTTATCAGTGATGGAGAGTACATTTATGATAAGGGAACCTTTCTCTTTGAACAAGGAGAGTATCAGCGTGCGCTTTGGGTTCTTCGCGATGCCTTAACTACTCCCGCCCTGTTACAGAATGAACAGGAGTTTGTGATTAATGTTCGGCATCAAATGTCTCGGGCTAGTACGAAAATAGCCCAGCGCACGGGGCTTGAACGGGATTATCGGACTGCCTATGATCAATGGGATACCTTAGCACAGCTGATGAGTGAACGACCGTATCTCCCTCTTTATGAAGAAGCGCAGGAGCGCAAAGACAATGTATTACAAGAACTCGAGGAGCTTTTTTGA
- a CDS encoding ribonuclease D, with translation MTKYINDDASLEQMCRLLLSHKRIAVDTEFIWTKTYFPLLGIIQIGTEDETFVVDYPAITSWEPFAEVLQKKSVCKIFHDAPQDISILKEYVSPDITGIFDTQRAGAMLGEGEAVSLENLVAAYTGIRLAKTETRTDWLKRPLDPAQLAYARDDVKYLVSITEQLLSRAHDHGIETWVYNEMESLEDVYLFAYESNVERQFLKQASRLAPRYHERLYRLISFMENTARKENVTRTRVLRRQIIPRLVKGWFSSLEELRKSKILSPRMTNRYGSDIITALHGDTPRLPAEMKEHLRSITKRTARESSLSRLLLTLITDLAQRKEIAPSLVCTKRECDMRAARYYRKGEIPLFSGWRGDFLNPFLHDFFTYGREEGFTEKTVSTTVSAGGSHAKTL, from the coding sequence TTGACCAAGTATATCAATGATGATGCATCCCTTGAACAGATGTGTCGTCTCCTTCTTTCCCACAAACGCATTGCTGTTGACACCGAGTTTATCTGGACAAAAACGTATTTTCCCCTTCTTGGAATTATTCAAATAGGGACAGAAGATGAAACCTTCGTGGTTGATTATCCGGCGATTACCTCTTGGGAGCCCTTTGCCGAAGTATTGCAGAAGAAATCTGTTTGTAAGATTTTCCACGATGCTCCACAGGATATTTCTATTCTTAAAGAGTATGTGTCACCAGATATTACAGGTATCTTTGATACACAGCGAGCCGGAGCTATGCTTGGTGAAGGGGAGGCCGTATCCCTGGAGAATCTTGTTGCGGCATATACGGGTATTCGCCTTGCAAAGACAGAAACACGTACGGACTGGTTAAAGCGTCCCTTGGATCCGGCTCAATTAGCCTATGCACGGGATGACGTAAAATATCTTGTTTCTATTACGGAGCAATTGCTCTCTCGTGCTCATGACCATGGCATAGAAACGTGGGTGTATAATGAAATGGAATCACTCGAAGATGTGTATCTCTTTGCCTATGAATCAAATGTTGAGCGACAATTTCTCAAACAGGCATCGCGTCTTGCTCCGCGCTATCACGAGCGATTGTACCGTCTTATATCATTTATGGAAAACACCGCACGGAAAGAGAATGTTACCCGTACACGAGTATTACGTCGACAGATAATTCCACGATTAGTAAAGGGATGGTTTTCCTCACTTGAAGAGCTTCGAAAAAGCAAAATTCTCTCTCCGCGTATGACAAATCGCTATGGTTCCGATATTATTACAGCGCTTCATGGAGATACTCCCCGTCTGCCCGCTGAGATGAAGGAGCATCTTCGCAGTATCACCAAGCGGACAGCTCGTGAAAGTAGCCTCTCACGCTTGCTTCTCACTCTTATCACTGATCTTGCTCAGAGAAAAGAGATCGCACCGTCACTTGTATGCACTAAGCGTGAGTGTGACATGCGGGCAGCCCGATATTATCGAAAAGGGGAAATCCCCCTGTTTTCCGGATGGCGGGGAGATTTTTTAAACCCCTTTCTTCATGATTTTTTTACATATGGGCGGGAAGAGGGATTTACCGAAAAAACAGTTTCAACAACAGTATCCGCAGGAGGTTCTCATGCGAAAACTCTTTGA
- a CDS encoding peptidylprolyl isomerase → MKFLIPLLVLVVLGCRRENQPPSGAVVARVGDTYLYEEDLHRNVSDDATVEELVSHVEEWVNRELLAHQAKREGIHREEEYRRRKEQVKTSLLASMYLNRTLNHGEPVLEERHIQAYYDNYRNEFLRPEPYIEYEMISFSNARRAWDLRSSLRSGNFREHIRRGHGDSTYISPEPEPVRVLEDRGCSFVASIREGGIANPQNVGGQIHIYHVVAKYDSGSVYSLEEVRPQVERRARHRLHTARIDSFMQELRKSSDYFFDTEYFTQKEERE, encoded by the coding sequence ATGAAATTTCTGATACCACTGTTAGTTCTTGTTGTACTTGGGTGTCGTCGTGAAAATCAGCCCCCTTCAGGAGCTGTTGTCGCTCGTGTGGGAGACACCTATCTCTATGAAGAAGATCTTCATCGTAATGTCTCTGATGATGCGACTGTAGAAGAGTTAGTAAGTCATGTAGAAGAGTGGGTAAACAGGGAGCTTCTTGCCCACCAGGCAAAACGTGAAGGTATCCACCGTGAAGAAGAGTATCGTCGCCGGAAAGAGCAGGTGAAAACAAGCCTTTTAGCATCGATGTATCTCAATCGAACTCTCAATCATGGGGAACCTGTTCTTGAGGAACGGCATATTCAAGCATATTACGATAATTATCGCAATGAGTTTCTTCGCCCAGAACCGTATATTGAATACGAAATGATCTCTTTCTCAAATGCACGACGTGCGTGGGATCTTCGCTCTTCCTTGCGCAGTGGCAATTTTCGTGAGCACATACGCCGCGGACACGGAGATTCTACCTATATCTCTCCAGAGCCAGAACCAGTACGTGTCCTTGAGGATCGTGGCTGTTCTTTTGTAGCATCAATCCGTGAAGGCGGAATTGCAAATCCGCAAAATGTGGGCGGACAAATTCATATTTATCATGTTGTAGCGAAATATGATTCAGGAAGTGTGTACAGTCTTGAAGAGGTTCGTCCTCAGGTAGAACGACGAGCTCGGCATCGGTTGCATACTGCCCGTATAGATAGTTTTATGCAGGAGTTACGAAAAAGTTCCGATTACTTTTTTGACACTGAGTATTTTACACAAAAAGAGGAACGTGAATAA
- a CDS encoding peptidylprolyl isomerase encodes MVKQGLISFICIMLCAGYALGSDGIAAIVGDSIILRSEVEEMVALEMESMGAQRDLMMENITYEQVLEEMVENMVIAVHAERDSLIAVPHDRVSAAVEERIQALLRENNMTRTDLERELIDGYGISFDEYEERLFTQMQSQMIMQNIQQVYLKTSLTRGEVREIFEEYRDSIPGVGESYRFQEIKISVQADSSLRQDLYSKLINLREDIIAGTLTFPEAAKKYSEGPNAARGGRLGFISKGDLALRNLERQIFWYSPGDISPPIETSMGFHLVRITGRRGSSLEVEQIFLPLPQNTQAIADAQFLLDSIASHSTAPEEFAQAARKFSEDPISKSYDGYTSWMSARELRGTLREKVRSESYSPGDMIGPFQERDALYLYRFHEYEADRKLSFEHDYHRIKEIAESIASQRKISDLARTWRRDILVTVY; translated from the coding sequence ATGGTAAAGCAAGGTCTTATCTCTTTCATATGTATTATGTTGTGTGCCGGATATGCTCTGGGAAGCGATGGTATTGCGGCGATTGTGGGAGATTCTATAATTTTACGTTCGGAAGTTGAAGAGATGGTCGCCTTGGAAATGGAGTCAATGGGGGCTCAGCGCGACCTCATGATGGAAAACATTACCTATGAACAGGTTTTAGAAGAGATGGTTGAGAACATGGTTATTGCCGTGCACGCAGAGCGTGATTCTCTTATTGCAGTGCCTCATGACCGGGTTTCTGCTGCGGTAGAAGAGCGTATCCAAGCGTTACTTCGGGAGAATAACATGACTCGGACAGATCTCGAACGAGAACTGATTGATGGATATGGTATCTCCTTTGATGAGTATGAAGAGCGTCTATTTACTCAGATGCAGAGCCAGATGATTATGCAGAATATTCAGCAGGTGTATCTTAAAACCTCCCTTACTCGCGGTGAGGTGCGAGAAATATTTGAGGAGTATCGCGATAGTATTCCCGGTGTCGGGGAAAGCTACCGCTTTCAAGAAATCAAGATCTCTGTTCAGGCAGATAGTTCTTTGCGGCAAGATTTATACAGTAAATTGATCAATCTTCGCGAGGACATTATTGCTGGAACCCTCACTTTTCCTGAAGCTGCAAAGAAATATTCCGAGGGCCCAAATGCAGCACGGGGGGGGCGTTTAGGGTTTATCTCCAAGGGGGACTTAGCGCTTCGAAATCTTGAGCGTCAAATCTTCTGGTATTCTCCCGGTGATATCTCACCGCCCATTGAAACAAGCATGGGGTTTCACTTGGTCCGAATCACAGGACGGCGTGGAAGTTCCTTAGAGGTTGAGCAGATATTTCTTCCGCTTCCACAAAACACTCAGGCTATTGCTGATGCCCAATTTCTCCTCGACTCTATTGCCTCCCATAGTACCGCTCCGGAGGAGTTTGCCCAAGCCGCTCGAAAGTTTAGTGAAGATCCGATTAGTAAATCCTACGACGGATATACCTCCTGGATGTCAGCTCGGGAGTTACGCGGTACCCTTCGGGAAAAAGTTCGCTCCGAGTCCTATTCTCCTGGCGATATGATTGGCCCATTTCAAGAACGGGATGCTCTATATCTTTATCGTTTTCATGAGTATGAAGCAGATAGGAAGCTCTCTTTTGAACATGATTATCATCGGATAAAAGAGATTGCGGAGAGTATTGCATCGCAGCGAAAAATCTCTGATCTTGCGCGTACGTGGCGGCGAGATATTCTTGTTACGGTGTACTAA
- a CDS encoding class I SAM-dependent DNA methyltransferase, producing the protein MTVAQQECYGRLASFYDTMMSHVPYSNWVHLIKDILADYCEKEDPRLFEIGGGTGTLGSILVYEGFAYQGSDYSFDMCQAAWKKGLDYLCCDCRHIPIQSIYDLVFFCFDGINYLHSLDDYAMTFLEVHRVLAPGGLFLFDITTERSSRLFFNDYTEAESFPHGAYIRYCTYDVPERKQYNTFDIFYETDTDRYCRQREEHVQTVFPTQEVSGAIPEDLFRIVGMWEDFDRSNAGPLAERVHFLLQKR; encoded by the coding sequence ATGACTGTGGCACAACAGGAGTGTTATGGGCGACTGGCCTCGTTTTATGACACCATGATGTCTCATGTTCCGTATAGCAACTGGGTACATCTTATCAAGGATATTCTGGCTGATTACTGCGAAAAAGAGGATCCTCGGTTGTTTGAAATTGGCGGGGGCACGGGTACCTTAGGGTCAATCCTCGTCTATGAAGGCTTCGCGTATCAAGGGTCTGATTACTCTTTTGATATGTGTCAAGCTGCGTGGAAAAAGGGGCTTGACTATCTCTGTTGTGACTGTAGACACATACCGATTCAGTCTATCTATGATCTCGTCTTTTTCTGTTTTGACGGTATAAATTATCTCCACTCTCTTGATGACTATGCCATGACATTTCTTGAAGTTCACCGTGTGCTTGCACCAGGCGGACTCTTCCTCTTTGATATTACCACGGAGCGCTCATCACGCCTCTTTTTTAACGACTACACAGAGGCAGAGTCCTTTCCCCATGGTGCCTATATTCGCTACTGTACATATGATGTTCCAGAGCGAAAACAGTATAATACCTTTGATATCTTTTATGAGACCGATACAGACCGGTATTGTCGTCAACGTGAAGAGCATGTCCAAACGGTTTTTCCGACTCAGGAAGTATCTGGAGCAATTCCTGAAGACCTATTCCGTATTGTCGGAATGTGGGAAGACTTTGATAGAAGCAATGCAGGCCCACTGGCTGAACGGGTTCATTTCCTTTTACAAAAACGATAA
- a CDS encoding cell division ATP-binding protein FtsE has protein sequence MIEFLHVQKVYENGYPALRDISLHIDKGEFVFLTGESGAGKTTLLKHIFMDLFPDQGHVSVAGMTSGGSSRHMPSRRQVQLLRRKIGIVFQDIRLLHDRSVLENITFAARIGRSRERAVRKKSYDVLARVGLSHKCGNYPHQLSGGEQQRVAIARALVNDPRIFIADEPTGNLDYRISREIFALLQDIHNNGTTVVMATHERSFIETTHYREIVLHDGLLRSGGEGRRFQCSVPLMGG, from the coding sequence ATGATAGAGTTTCTCCACGTACAGAAAGTGTATGAAAATGGGTATCCTGCCCTTCGGGATATCTCCTTACACATTGATAAGGGCGAATTTGTATTTCTAACGGGAGAAAGTGGGGCGGGGAAAACGACCCTTCTTAAGCATATTTTTATGGATCTTTTCCCCGATCAGGGGCATGTTTCTGTTGCAGGAATGACATCGGGCGGAAGTTCGCGCCATATGCCCTCGCGTCGGCAGGTACAGCTGTTGCGGAGAAAGATCGGTATCGTATTTCAGGATATCCGGTTGCTCCATGATCGTTCTGTCCTGGAAAATATCACCTTTGCAGCACGAATTGGCCGCAGCCGCGAGCGGGCCGTTCGGAAGAAATCATACGATGTTCTTGCCCGGGTTGGTCTCTCCCATAAATGTGGGAATTACCCGCATCAACTTTCGGGGGGGGAGCAGCAACGAGTTGCCATTGCCCGAGCCTTAGTAAATGATCCACGTATCTTTATTGCTGACGAACCAACGGGTAATCTTGATTATCGAATTTCACGGGAGATTTTTGCTCTGCTTCAAGATATTCACAACAACGGAACAACCGTAGTAATGGCAACCCACGAGCGAAGTTTTATTGAAACAACCCACTATCGTGAAATAGTCCTTCATGACGGCCTACTCCGTTCGGGCGGAGAGGGACGCCGGTTTCAATGTAGTGTGCCCCTTATGGGGGGGTGA